In a single window of the Coffea eugenioides isolate CCC68of chromosome 3, Ceug_1.0, whole genome shotgun sequence genome:
- the LOC113766536 gene encoding uncharacterized protein LOC113766536 → MEVQNSQNPNDDSGAKQDEDILRKGAWGKRSFLDPLKEVKQPGKFYDGVGKEMDLDEDPLFSESDLTKEAEIRESKLPRVDSEQDEIKKLWHPWRRSLVIKVLGKKVVYKALKNRLRDSWALRADFELLDLENRFFLSKWKPASADIKTTSVWARLPGLPVEYYDEGFLMRIGNALGKALKVDYQTLSATKGKYARLCVEMDLKKPLVPFVWVDRELQVVEYEGLEAICFEYGWNGSEVPAAAAGDERQVKYRKQEKAESNLFGPWMVISKKRSRATSKAKMGVTQ, encoded by the exons ATGGAAGTTCAAAATAGCCAAAATCCTAATGACGATTCGGGAGCAAAGCAAGATGAAGATATCCTgagaaaag GAGCCTGGGGGAAGAGATCCTTTCTCGACCCGCTTAAAGAAGTGAAGCAGCCAGGGAAGTTCTACGATGGGGTAGGGAAGGAAatggatttggatgaagatCCTCTCTTTTCAGAGTCAGATTTGACCAAGGAGGCCGAGATTCGTGAGTCAAAATTGCCAAGGGTGGACTCAGAgcaagatgaaatcaagaaattatGGCATCCTTGGAGGAGAAGCCTCGTGATTAAAGTATTGGGAAAGAAGGTGGTGTACAAAGCTCTGAAAAATCGTTTAAGAGACTCCTGGGCGCTGCGAGCGGATTTCGAACTATTGGATTTAGAAAACAGATTTTTCCTCTC TAAATGGAAGCCTGCGAGCGCAGACATTAAAACTACATCAGTATGGGCTAGGTTGCCGGGTCTACCAGTAGAATATTACGATGAGGGGTTCTTGATGAGGATTGGCAATGCACTTGGTAAAGCTCTGAAGGTTGACTACCAGACCCTATCTGCTACCAAAGGTAAATATGCACGCTTATGTGTGGAGATGGATTTGAAGAAGCCTTTGGTGCCATTCGTTTGGGTGGACAGAGAGCTGCAAGTAGTAGAATATGAGGGCCTGGAGGCGATATGTTTTGAGTACGG CTGGAATGGGTCCGAAGTGCCAGCAGCAGCTGCAGGGGATGAGAGACAGGTTAAATACAGAAAACAGGAGAAAGCTGAGAGCAACCTCTTTGGGCCTTGGATGGTGATAAGCAAAAAGAGATCAAGGGCGACAAGTAAGGCCAAGATGGGAGTCACTCAGTAG
- the LOC113766534 gene encoding 2-alkenal reductase (NADP(+)-dependent)-like — protein MAEEEVSNKHVILKNYVSGFPKESDMEVKTTALKLKLPDGGDYSGAILVKNLYLSCDPYMRSRMRKLEGHYAEAYTPGSPIVGLGVARVLESDDPKFNKGDLQC, from the exons ATGGCAGAGGAAGAAGTGAGCAATAAGCACGTTATACTGAAGAATTATGTGAGTGGCTTCCCAAAAGAGAGTGATATGGAGGTGAAAACGACTGCTTTGAAGTTGAAGCTTCCAGATGGCGGCGATTATTCAGGGGCAATCTTGGTGAAGAATCTGTATTTGTCTTGTGATCCTTATATGAGATCCCGCATGCGCAAGCTTGAAGGTCATTATGCTGAGGCCTACACTCCTGGCTCT CCTATAGTGGGTCTCGGAGTGGCTAGAGTTTTGGAGTCGGACGATCCAAAATTCAACAAGGGTGATCTGCAGTGTTGA
- the LOC113765077 gene encoding disease resistance protein RGA2-like, producing the protein MADVLLNIVIEGVRSKLISLVAEEIDIVWGVKEDLESLARDLEMIQALLLDAECKNNRSNAVDLWLRRLQDVSSEAEYLLDEFAYEVLRKKLKKRKQDQVRSFFSGSYPLAFRFKFAHKIKNMNLSIKKVYQEAERIGLRPVELVNMSNDPRSDRSSTIDPFVDDSSIVGRSEELNEVVNLLTSSEKDGNNLSVIGVVGMAGLGKTTIAQLVYKNEKVLRHFDHKLWIHVSEDFNVERLLNKMVESLTGTNPNLTVAEAIVGKLNEVLKTKRFLLVLDDVWNEDAEKWDRMRKCLRGIGGSDESRIIVTTRNETVVSIMQASFPCQLGTLSDGDSWELFEKIAFGRGCAAIKTPELINIGRKIVAKCGGVPLAVKAIGGLLYSKKDEREWSKIEHSETWTAMEEAGSRVRSAIKLSYDHLPSLSLKQCLLCCIIMGNGGFISVEIMIQLWMAQGLLNPSKGSHLEMEDVGSNYMSILFRTSLLQVYEKDGFGRTIKFTIHDLVYDFVQEVAKESIFLFPSAELITGRESLLKLRTLILNLAHGLPIVCKSLRVLFLVDEEVKELPATIGKLKLLRYLDISRTSITELPNPITQLYNLQTMRLSNLQQLPKNFGNLVNLRHLCIEKDGIINGKPCLLPDIGQLSSLQTLPFFYVSQDKGCQIDQLGHLHNLRGDLKIFDLQNVSNQEEAIKAKISTKINLDSLELHWDTRTRDESTDEDVLKGLEPHPNLKGFTMENFMGRSLPSWMLTTSHPLVFRNLVKIVLRNFNKCQQIPRLGHLPHLNIVNIIGMKSVNCIGTDFFGWKNVDDASSSNPSGLAGDAVVSFPALKELILEDMPDLIEWSGLMCHDSSHSLVKIFPSLEILKVELCPKLVSLPDGVWHNLRCIKELCISGCISLSHLPKDVGGLASLEILRVMDCPNLVSIPDIHSLRSLVELSLAGCNNLRSLPSGMEVCTSIRFFVLLGCPAIQPEDLHPLSRKIQLEGLVLGDFSHDLDYFPWPSYTINPCRVTITDNENKEFQHPFASLLSLILSGWQAVTSLPEQIQHLSNLAFLTIHNFDGIVALPEFLGSIHSLEGLDIEDCKNLLHLPSAEAMRHLRKLTIKECPLLKDRCKEEIGQEWYKIAHIPEIQLLP; encoded by the coding sequence ATGGCTGATGTTTTGCTTAATATTGTTATAGAGGGAGTTCGGAGTAAGTTAATTTCACTTGTGGCTGAAGAGATCGACATAGTGTGGGGTGTCAAGGAAGATCTTGAAAGTTTAGCTCGAGATCTGGAGATGATTCAAGCTTTGCTTCTTGATGCTGAATGCAAGAATAACAGAAGCAACGCCGTTGATCTTTGGCTTAGAAGGCTCCAGGATGTGTCGTCCGAGGCTGAGTACTTGCTGGACGAGTTTGCATATGAAGTTCTTCGCAAAAAGTTGAAGAAGCGCAAGCAAGACCAGGTTCGTAGCTTCTTTTCTGGTTCATATCCGCTCGCATTCCGTTTCAAATTTGCTCACAAGATTAAGAACATGAACTTGAGTATAAAGAAAGTTTATCAGGAAGCGGAAAGGATTGGACTTAGGCCTGTTGAGTTAGTTAACATGTCTAACGATCCCAGAAGTGATCGATCTAGTACTATTGATCCTTTTGTTGATGATTCCAGTATTGTGGGAAGGAGTGAGGAATTGAACGAGGTTGTAAACTTGTTAACTTCTTCAGAGAAGGATGGTAATAACTTATCAGTTATTGGTGTAGTTGGGATGGCTGGTTTGGGCAAGACAACGATTGCTCAGCTAGTCTACAAAAATGAAAAGGTGCTGAggcattttgatcataaatTGTGGATCCACGTGTCAGAAGATTTCAATGTTGAAAGACTCTTAAATAAGATGGTAGAGTCTCTTACAGGAACCAACCCTAATCTGACAGTTGCAGAGGCAATTGTAGGAAAGCTTAACGAGGTACTTAAAACCAAAAGATTCTTGCTTGTACTGGATGATGTTTGGAATGAAGATGCAGAGAAATGGGATAGAATGAGGAAGTGTCTGCGAGGGATAGGTGGATCGGACGAAAGTAGGATAATCGTGACAACTCGAAACGAGACAGTTGTTTCAATCATGCAAGCATCTTTTCCTTGTCAATTGGGAACACTTTCTGATGGTGATAGCTGGGAATTGTTTGAGAAAATAGCATTTGGTCGCGGTTGTGCAGCAATAAAGACTCCTGAATTGATAAATATAGGAAGAAAAATTGTTGCTAAGTGCGGTGGTGTGCCATTGGCAGTAAAGGCAATAGGAGGTTTGTTGTACTCCAAAAAGGATGAACGTGAGTGGTCAAAAATAGAACATAGTGAAACCTGGACTGCAATGGAAGAAGCTGGAAGTAGAGTCAGATCCGCTATAAAGTTAAGCTACGATCATTTGCCTTCATTGTCGTTGAAACAATGTCTTTTATGTTGTATTATAATGGGAAACGGTGGCTTTATATCAGTGGAAATCATGATACAACTTTGGATGGCACAGGGATTGCTTAATCCTTCCAAGGGAAGTCACCTGGAAATGGAGGATGTTGGAAGTAACTACATGAGTATTTTGTTCCGGACTTCTTTGTTGCAAGTTTACGAGAAGGATGGGTTTGGAAGAACTATAAAATTCACTATTCACGATCTTGTGTATGACTTTGTTCAAGAAGTAGCCAAAGAGTCCATTTTCTTGTTTCCCTCGGCTGAACTTATAACCGGTAGGGAAAGTCTTTTAAAGCTGCGAACTTTGATTTTGAACCTTGCACATGGTTTGCCGATCGTTTGTAAAAGCCTTCGAGTCTTATTTCTTGTTGATGAAGAAGTTAAGGAATTGCCAGCCACGATTGGAAAGTTAAAGCTTTTAAGATATCTTGACATCTCCAGGACTTCAATAACAGAACTCCCAAATCCCATCACACAGTTGTACAATTTGCAAACAATGAGGCTTAGTAATCTGCAACAGCTTcccaaaaattttggaaatttggtTAACCTGAGGCATTTGTGCATTGAAAAAGATGGAATCATCAATGGCAAGCCATGTTTGCTTCCTGATATAGGACAGCTGAGCTCTCTTCAGACGTTGCCTTTCTTCTATGTAAGTCAAGATAAGGGATGTCAAATTGATCAGTTGGGGCATTTGCACAATCTCAGGGGCGACCTCAAGATCTTTGATCTCCAGAATGTTAGCAACCAAGAGGAAGCAATCAAAGCAAAAATATCCACAAAGATAAACCTTGATAgtttggaacttcactgggaTACTAGGACCAGAGACGAATCCACTGATGAGGATGTCTTGAAAGGTCTTGAACCTCACCCAAATTTGAAAGGTTTCACAATGGAAAACTTTATGGGCCGAAGCCTTCCATCGTGGATGCTGACCACAAGCCATCCTTTGGTGTTTCGCAATCTTGTGAAGATCGTGCTGAGGAACTTCAACAAGTGTCAGCAAATTCCACGACTTGGGCACCTCCCTCACCTCAATATTGTCAACAtaattggaatgaaaagtgtAAATTGCATCGGCACTGATTTCTTCGGTTGGAAAAATGTTGATGATGCAAGTAGTAGCAATCCAAGTGGCCTAGCAGGGGATGCTGTGGTTTCATTTCCGGCACTAAAAGAACTAATTCTGGAGGATATGCCTGATTTGATAGAGTGGTCAGGTTTAATGTGCCACGATTCATCACATTCATTGGTCAAGATATTCCCTTCTTTGGAGATTTTAAAAGTCGAGCTCTGTCCCAAATTGGTAAGCCTGCCAGATGGTGTTTGGCACAACCTTAGATGCATTAAAGAACTATGTATTTCGGGATGCATTAGTTTAAGTCATCTACCAAAGGATGTGGGAGGATTGGCATCTCTTGAGATTCTAAGAGTAATGGATTGCCCCAATCTTGTTTCCATCCCGGATATTCATTCCCTACGATCTCTAGTTGAGCTGAGCCTTGCGGGATGCAACAACTTGCGCTCACTACCAAGTGGAATGGAAGTCTGTACATCAATCAGGTTTTTTGTATTATTGGGGTGCCCTGCTATTCAACCAGAGGATTTGCATCCTCTGTCGAGGAAGATTCAACTAGAAGGATTGGTGCTAGGTGATTTCTCTCATGATCTTGATTATTTCCCCTGGCCCAGCTATACCATTAATCCTTGCAGAGTTACTATTACCGATAATGAGAACAAAGAATTCCAACATCCTTTTGCCTCGTTGCTGTCTCTTATATTAAGTGGTTGGCAAGCAGTCACATCTTTGCCGGAGCAGATTCAGCATCTCTCCAACTTGGCCTTTTTAACGATACATAATTTTGACGGGATTGTGGCTCTGCCAGAGTTCTTGGGTAGCATCCATTCACTCGAAGGACTGGACATTGAAGACTGCAAAAATCTGTTGCATTTGCCTTCTGCTGAGGCAATGCGTCACCTAAGGAAATTGACAATTAAAGAATGTCCACTTCTCAAGGACAGATGCAAGGAAGAGATCGGCCAAGAATGGTACAAGATTGCTCATATTCCAGAAATTCAGCTGCTGCCATGA
- the LOC113765078 gene encoding 2-alkenal reductase (NADP(+)-dependent)-like: MAEEEVSNKHVILKNYVSGFPKESDMEVKTTALKLKLPDGGDYSGAILVKNLYLSCDPYMRSRMRKLEGHYAEAYTPGSPIVGLGVARVLESNNPKFNKGDLLWGLTRWEEYSVIADPETRFKIHNTDVPLSYYTGILGMPGMTAYAGFFEICSPKKGERVFISAASGAVGQLVGQFAKAFGCYVVGSAGTKEKVDLLKNKFGFDEAFNYKEEQDLNAALKRYFPDGIDIYFENVGGKMLDAVLLNMRVHGRIAVCGLISQYNLEQHEGIHNLFCLITKRIKMEGFLVFDYYHLYPKFLDMVLPQIKEGKIAYVEDIAEGLENAPSALIGLFSGRNVGKQVVVVARE, encoded by the exons ATGGCAGAGGAAGAAGTGAGCAATAAGCACGTTATACTGAAGAATTATGTGAGTGGCTTCCCAAAAGAGAGTGATATGGAGGTGAAAACGACTGCTTTGAAGTTGAAGCTTCCAGATGGCGGCGATTATTCAGGGGCAATCTTGGTGAAGAATCTGTATTTGTCTTGTGATCCTTATATGAGATCCCGCATGCGCAAGCTTGAAGGTCATTATGCTGAGGCCTACACTCCTGGCTCT CCCATAGTGGGTCTTGGAGTGGCTAGAGTTTTGGAGTCAAACAATCCAAAATTCAACAAGGGTGATCTGCTGTGGGGATTGACTCGCTGGGAAGAATACAGTGTAATTGCTGATCCAGAGACTCGCTTTAAAATTCACAACACTGATGTGCCTCTGTCCTACTATACAGGAATCCTCG GTATGCCTGGCATGACTGCTTATGCTGGTTTTTTTGAGATTTGTTCTCCGAAGAAGGGAGAGCGTGTATTCATTTCAGCGGCTTCTGGAGCTGTTGGTCAGCTTGTTGGACAATTTGCAAAGGCTTTTGGTTGTTATGTTGTTGGAAGTGCTGGAACCAAAGAAAAG GTTGACTTGTTGAAGAACAAGTTTGGTTTTGATGAAGCTTTCAACTACAAAGAAGAGCAAGATCTAAATGCGGCTTTAAAAAG GTACTTTCCAGATGGCATTGACATTTACTTTGAGAATGTCGGAGGAAAGATGCTTGATGCCGTGCTTCTCAACATGAGAGTCCACGGTCGCATTGCTGTTTGCGGATTGATCTCACAATATAACCTTGAGCAGCATGAAGGCATTCACAATCTCTTCTGCCTGATCACTAAGCGAATTAAAATGGAAGGATTTTTGGTGTTCGATTACTATCATCTCTATCCGAAATTTCTGGATATGGTTCTACCCCAGATAAAAGAAGGGAAGATAGCATATGTGGAAGACATAGCTGAAGGCCTTGAGAATGCCCCAAGTGCCCTGATAGGACTCTTCTCAGGTCGCAACGTTGGGAAGCAGGTTGTGGTGGTTGCTCGTGAATAA
- the LOC113766533 gene encoding protein VARIATION IN COMPOUND TRIGGERED ROOT growth response-like — protein MPDLIEWSGLLCHDSSHAVVKIFPSLEILKVKNCPKLVSLPDGVWQNLRCIKELSISSCDSLSHLPKDVGGLASLEILTVMYCPNLVSIPDIHSLRSLFQLNLAGCDNLRSLPSGMEVCTSILLGFILLTCPAIQPEDLHPLSRMTQLRRLALGGFSHDLDYFPWPSYAINPCRVTITDNENKEFQHPFASLRSLALWGWQAVTSLPEQIQHLSNLADLDIRQFDGIEALPEFLGSIHSLQHLRIRHCKNLLYLPSADAMRRLA, from the coding sequence ATGCCTGATTTGATAGAGTGGTCAGGTTTGCTGTGCCACGATTCATCACATGCAGTAGTCAAGATATTCCCTTCTTTGGAGATTTTAAAAGTCAAGAACTGTCCCAAATTGGTAAGCCTGCCTGATGGTGTTTGGCAGAACCTTAGATGCATTAAAGAACTAAGTATTTCGAGTTGCGATAGTTTAAGTCATCTACCAAAGGACGTGGGAGGATTGGCATCTCTTGAGATTCTAACAGTAATGTATTGCCCCAATCTTGTTTCCATTCCAGATATTCATTCCCTACGATCTCTATTTCAGCTGAATCTTGCGGGATGCGACAACTTGCGCTCACTACCAAGTGGAATGGAAGTCTGTACATCAATCTTGTTGGGCTTTATATTATTGACGTGCCCTGCTATTCAACCAGAGGATTTGCATCCTCTGTCGAGGATGACTCAACTACGACGATTGGCGCTAGGTGGTTTCTCTCATGATCTTGATTATTTCCCCTGGCCCAGCTACGCCATTAATCCTTGCAGAGTTACTATTACCGATAATGAGAACAAAGAATTCCAACATCCTTTTGCCTCGTTGCGGTCTCTTGCATTATGGGGTTGGCAAGCAGTCACATCTCTGCCGGAACAAATTCAGCATCTCTCCAACTTGGCCGATTTAGATATACGGCAATTTGACGGGATTGAGGCTCTGCCAGAGTTCTTGGGTAGCATCCATTCACTCCAACATCTGCGCATTAGACACTGCAAAAATCTGTTGTATTTGCCTTCTGCTGATGCAATGCGTCGCCTCGCC